DNA sequence from the Tenacibaculum mesophilum genome:
AATCAACTTGTGTTAAAAATGAGTATTTCGTAATTTTTGTAAAATTAAAATATCATATAGTCAATATATTGAACATATTTATTAAATTGTAACACATATCTATTATCTCAAAAAAAGGATAAATAGATTTTTGTACTATTGATTATGAACCATTTATTAAGTCGACATAAAGAAAGTAGAAAACTTACTACTTTAATAGAGAACAGAACTACGTATAATGCCGAATATGCTGAGTTGAATATTTTTGAGACTCATAAAAGTGCTGAACAGGTTTCTTTGACTTTTGATTTTCCTGTGATTGCAAGTATGCTCACTGGAAAAAAAGTAATGCATTTAGAAGGCATGGAACCTTTTGATTTTTTCCCTGGTGAATCTGTGGTAATGCCAACTAATAAAGAGATGATTATAGATTTCCCCTTGGCTGAAAAAAATAATCCTACTCAATGTTTGGCTTTAGGTATTGACTCTGATAAGATTGATGAGATAGTAGATAAGTTTAATCACAATGTTACTATAGAGCGCGAAAACAATAATTGGAAATTAAACGAAACTTCTTCTCACCTTGTTCATAATACGGATATTAATCATTTAGTTGGACGTTTAGTACATACGTTTACCGATCAAAACAAATCTAAAGACATTCTTCTTGATCTTATGATACAGGAATTGATTGTTAGATTATTACAAACGAAAGCTAAAGCTTTTATCTTAAACGATCCTTCTGACACGCTTACAGACACCCGCATTGGTATGGTTATTAAGTTTATAAAAAACAACCTCACAAATAAAGATATTACTGTAGAATTGTTAGCTAAGAAAGCTTGTATGAGTACATC
Encoded proteins:
- a CDS encoding AraC family transcriptional regulator translates to MNHLLSRHKESRKLTTLIENRTTYNAEYAELNIFETHKSAEQVSLTFDFPVIASMLTGKKVMHLEGMEPFDFFPGESVVMPTNKEMIIDFPLAEKNNPTQCLALGIDSDKIDEIVDKFNHNVTIERENNNWKLNETSSHLVHNTDINHLVGRLVHTFTDQNKSKDILLDLMIQELIVRLLQTKAKAFILNDPSDTLTDTRIGMVIKFIKNNLTNKDITVELLAKKACMSTSHFHKKFKNTLGISPIDYINSEKIKFSKKLIKQSKNLRISEIAYKSGFNNISYFNRQFKKMEMITPQQFKKSFIKE